A single region of the Actinoplanes sp. SE50/110 genome encodes:
- a CDS encoding glycosyltransferase family 2 protein, producing the protein MTAPPVPSAGPGTRLAWRKLQRSTRVAIIAALAATVFYQLFLLNPAYRGPTWLWVAMLAAEGLTALHLVGTWWTILAHDDQPEPVDVVVWRNRLRAGADVPAIDVFVTAYGEDPALVRATVLAARDMDLPHRTFLLDDGDSDALQRIAGQAGIGYLRRPGGAHAKAGNVNAGLARTDGEFVVIFDADHVPERNFLLSILPHFQDPDVAFVQSPQSYTNNVNLVATGSGEAQRIFYELVCPGKNHFNAAFCVGTNVMFRRAALDGIGGIWTGSNSEDIWTSIELHKRGWKSIYVPQVLARGLAPQDVPSYLKQQMRWASGGFEVLLRGRLLKRGSGLTIDQRLQYLFCGTHYLLSLAMLTFMFFPSLYLLFALSPIRADGFAWATHYLPFQAAVLLVTWLQSGGFKLSAIVASIGAVPVHLRALVGVLLGRPAKWKATNAGGDDARSLWAVMPLVALLLLNATAIVVGVLVMADPAPTWLSVGWASMIVLILGRMIIESVTGGRIRRRFTTPAMPGVGTHPPVTRELPASPRTGLESDSEPQPVPATA; encoded by the coding sequence ATGACGGCACCCCCCGTACCGTCGGCCGGGCCGGGCACGCGCCTGGCCTGGCGGAAGCTGCAGCGCTCGACGCGCGTCGCGATCATCGCCGCGCTCGCCGCGACCGTCTTCTACCAGCTGTTCCTGCTCAACCCGGCGTACCGCGGACCCACCTGGCTCTGGGTCGCGATGCTGGCGGCCGAGGGTCTGACCGCCCTGCACCTGGTCGGCACATGGTGGACCATCCTGGCCCACGACGACCAGCCGGAGCCGGTGGATGTCGTCGTCTGGCGCAACCGGCTGCGGGCCGGCGCCGACGTGCCGGCCATCGACGTGTTCGTGACCGCCTACGGGGAGGATCCCGCACTGGTGCGGGCCACCGTCCTCGCCGCCCGCGACATGGACCTGCCCCACCGCACCTTCCTGCTCGACGACGGCGACAGCGACGCATTGCAGCGGATCGCGGGGCAGGCCGGCATCGGATATCTGCGGCGACCGGGTGGGGCCCACGCCAAGGCCGGCAACGTCAACGCCGGGCTGGCCCGTACCGACGGCGAGTTCGTCGTCATCTTCGACGCCGACCACGTGCCCGAGCGCAACTTCCTGCTCAGCATCCTGCCGCACTTCCAGGACCCGGATGTCGCGTTCGTGCAGTCCCCACAGTCGTACACGAACAACGTCAACCTGGTCGCCACCGGATCCGGCGAGGCCCAGCGCATCTTCTACGAGCTGGTCTGCCCCGGCAAGAACCACTTCAACGCCGCGTTCTGCGTCGGGACGAATGTCATGTTCCGGCGGGCGGCGCTGGACGGCATCGGCGGCATCTGGACGGGCAGCAACTCCGAGGACATCTGGACCTCGATCGAGCTGCACAAGCGCGGGTGGAAGTCGATCTACGTGCCCCAGGTGCTGGCCCGAGGCCTCGCCCCGCAGGACGTCCCGTCCTACCTCAAGCAGCAGATGCGGTGGGCCAGTGGCGGCTTCGAGGTACTGCTCCGCGGCCGGCTGCTCAAACGCGGCAGCGGCCTCACCATCGACCAGCGCCTGCAGTACCTCTTCTGCGGCACGCACTACCTGCTGTCCCTGGCGATGCTGACCTTCATGTTCTTTCCGTCGCTCTACCTGCTCTTCGCGCTGAGCCCGATCCGCGCCGACGGCTTCGCCTGGGCCACCCACTATCTGCCGTTCCAGGCCGCCGTGCTCCTGGTCACCTGGTTGCAGTCGGGCGGGTTCAAGCTGTCCGCGATCGTGGCCAGCATCGGCGCGGTTCCCGTGCACCTGCGAGCGCTGGTCGGCGTGCTGCTCGGCCGGCCGGCGAAATGGAAGGCCACCAACGCCGGCGGCGACGACGCGCGGTCGCTGTGGGCCGTCATGCCGCTGGTCGCCCTGCTGCTGCTGAACGCCACCGCCATCGTCGTCGGTGTCCTGGTGATGGCCGATCCGGCGCCGACCTGGCTCTCCGTCGGCTGGGCGAGCATGATCGTGCTCATTCTCGGTCGGATGATCATCGAGTCGGTCACCGGCGGCCGCATCCGCCGCCGGTTCACGACGCCCGCCATGCCCGGGGTGGGTACCCACCCGCCCGTGACCCGGGAGCTGCCCGCATCGCCACGGACCGGCCTGGAGTCCGACTCCGAGCCCCAGCCCGTCCCGGCCACCGCCTGA
- a CDS encoding carbonic anhydrase, translating into MVPLSELLRRNRHFAAHADLTRLTLPTALPDRLLLILTCLDPRVEPAGFLGLGPGEAAVLRNAGGRVDERVTQDIALLALRFGVRMDVAIIQHTQCGTGLLADPAFRRDVADRTGAGDAELTAKAVTDPVATVRQDVARLLAHPLAADGLVVSVSGHAFRLETGLVETVVDAVAPAGRHAA; encoded by the coding sequence ATGGTCCCGCTCAGCGAGCTGCTGCGCCGCAACCGCCACTTCGCCGCCCACGCCGACCTGACCAGACTCACCCTGCCCACAGCCCTGCCCGACCGGCTGCTCCTGATCCTCACCTGCCTGGACCCGCGCGTCGAACCGGCCGGCTTCCTGGGCCTGGGCCCCGGCGAAGCCGCGGTCCTGCGCAACGCCGGGGGCCGCGTCGACGAGCGGGTGACGCAGGACATCGCGCTGCTGGCCCTGCGCTTCGGCGTCCGGATGGACGTGGCGATCATCCAACACACCCAGTGCGGAACCGGCCTGCTGGCCGATCCCGCGTTCCGGCGCGACGTCGCCGACCGCACCGGGGCCGGCGACGCCGAGCTGACCGCGAAGGCGGTGACCGACCCGGTCGCCACCGTGCGACAGGACGTCGCCAGGCTGCTCGCTCATCCTCTGGCGGCGGACGGCCTCGTCGTCAGCGTCTCCGGTCACGCGTTCCGGCTGGAGACGGGGCTCGTCGAAACGGTCGTCGACGCCGTTGCGCCGGCCGGGCGCCACGCAGCGTAA
- a CDS encoding pyridoxamine 5'-phosphate oxidase family protein → MDDIREYARSLIATNLYLTLGTADADGLPWTSPVYFAPGDALHEFYWVSATDARHSLNLAVRPQASLVVFDSTVEPYRGRALYAEGTTAPATNLNHYPRSGARVSAEDVSGASPYRMYLLTATAMWVLCAREPGLPCALHGRAEDHRTPVPLG, encoded by the coding sequence GTGGACGACATCCGGGAGTACGCGCGCTCGCTGATCGCGACGAACCTGTATCTGACCCTGGGCACCGCGGATGCGGACGGCCTGCCGTGGACCTCGCCGGTCTATTTCGCGCCGGGGGACGCGCTGCACGAGTTCTACTGGGTGTCGGCGACCGACGCCCGGCATTCGCTGAACCTGGCCGTCCGGCCGCAGGCCAGCCTGGTCGTCTTCGACTCGACGGTGGAGCCGTACCGAGGCCGGGCGCTGTACGCCGAGGGCACCACCGCTCCGGCGACGAACCTGAACCACTATCCCCGCAGCGGGGCACGGGTGTCCGCCGAGGACGTCTCGGGTGCCTCCCCGTACCGGATGTACCTGCTCACCGCTACCGCGATGTGGGTGTTGTGCGCCCGCGAGCCGGGGCTGCCGTGCGCTCTGCACGGCCGGGCCGAGGATCACCGTACTCCGGTTCCGCTCGGCTGA
- a CDS encoding glycosyl hydrolase has protein sequence MIPRVLAAAVVVTALVTVAACSAEPAGRAPAPDAGPVMEDVSASPIGVPKVSGDGSIADTLPAADRPTKNPDQAGGLAGRAVPTNQWWSSALTGPRTQPIWTHPLAVRAADVGVQISGAPVTASANAVTTPFLPALTVGAATGAVQVAGYGAFHVVLRVGLAGGGSVDATLVQGSPVVWLRFQGATPSLTGAFRDVGSTASRVRLDIAGGRWDVIGDGLGLSGATVTGSGENLAVARVPDGSDRASWERASTADPVVQTTAAMDYDAAAGTVTQTLTARRAGGGAGVWALLPHQQSGLLAGPAAVAGSYPDARGTMSLVSADTVRVRVPMPGLLTAVPQVPLNAAASRAVRDDLGRDLADPGGAGGSYFGLKELGRLATIAEVAAAVGAKAERTAALARLRPLLIDWLTCSGPSDGRYFGYDGTWGGLIAVPAEFGAQDYNDHHFQYGYLVRAASVLASADPLFARDYGDVIDLIVRDYAGSLAIGPASGLPPFRAFNAYLGSSAASGFAPFADGNNQESSSEAVAAWEAVARWGLVRGDKAMTGYGVTHYAMEAATARMYWLGAGLTRPPGYAHTTAGIVWDAKIDYATWFDPKPESVLGIQLLPLTAGSFYRGPSEARQRELGARPSVWGDLFAADLALSDPAAARRRLDAGVSREDSTSRAMVRYWVEALAVLGPPQPGVPAPLGSLAFGSTGNSRVVRPPAG, from the coding sequence ATGATCCCTCGTGTCCTGGCCGCGGCCGTGGTGGTGACGGCACTCGTCACGGTGGCCGCCTGCTCTGCCGAGCCGGCCGGTCGAGCACCGGCGCCGGACGCCGGCCCGGTCATGGAGGACGTCTCGGCGTCTCCGATCGGCGTGCCCAAGGTGTCCGGTGACGGCAGCATCGCCGATACCCTGCCGGCCGCGGACCGGCCGACGAAGAACCCGGACCAGGCCGGTGGTCTCGCCGGCCGGGCGGTCCCGACCAACCAGTGGTGGAGTTCCGCGCTGACCGGACCGCGTACCCAGCCGATCTGGACGCATCCGCTGGCGGTGCGAGCCGCTGACGTGGGCGTGCAGATCAGCGGCGCGCCGGTCACGGCCTCCGCCAACGCCGTCACGACGCCGTTTCTTCCGGCGCTGACCGTCGGCGCCGCGACCGGGGCGGTGCAGGTCGCCGGCTACGGCGCGTTCCACGTCGTGCTGCGCGTGGGCCTGGCCGGTGGGGGGTCGGTCGACGCCACCCTGGTGCAGGGCAGCCCGGTGGTCTGGCTCCGCTTCCAGGGCGCGACGCCCAGCCTGACCGGCGCCTTCCGGGACGTGGGGAGCACGGCCTCACGTGTCCGGCTCGACATCGCCGGCGGCCGGTGGGACGTCATCGGCGACGGCCTGGGCCTCAGCGGCGCCACGGTCACCGGGTCCGGTGAGAACCTGGCCGTCGCCCGGGTGCCGGACGGCAGCGACCGGGCGAGCTGGGAACGGGCCAGCACCGCCGATCCGGTGGTGCAAACCACGGCGGCGATGGACTACGACGCCGCGGCGGGGACGGTCACCCAGACCCTCACGGCCCGGCGAGCCGGCGGCGGCGCCGGGGTGTGGGCGCTGTTGCCGCACCAGCAGAGCGGGCTGCTGGCCGGACCGGCCGCCGTGGCCGGTTCCTACCCGGACGCTCGCGGGACGATGTCGCTGGTCTCCGCCGACACGGTGCGGGTGCGGGTGCCGATGCCGGGGCTGCTGACCGCCGTGCCGCAGGTGCCGCTGAATGCGGCGGCGAGCCGCGCGGTCCGCGACGACCTCGGGCGGGACCTGGCGGACCCGGGGGGCGCGGGCGGCAGCTACTTCGGGCTCAAGGAACTCGGCCGGCTCGCCACCATCGCCGAGGTGGCGGCAGCGGTGGGTGCGAAGGCGGAGCGGACGGCGGCGCTCGCCCGGCTGCGGCCGCTACTGATCGACTGGCTGACCTGCTCCGGGCCGTCCGACGGGCGCTACTTCGGCTACGACGGGACGTGGGGCGGGCTGATCGCCGTGCCGGCCGAGTTCGGCGCCCAGGACTACAACGACCATCATTTCCAGTACGGCTACCTGGTCCGCGCCGCATCCGTGCTGGCGTCGGCCGATCCGCTGTTCGCCCGCGACTACGGCGACGTGATCGACCTGATCGTCCGTGACTACGCCGGGTCGCTCGCGATCGGGCCGGCGTCCGGGCTGCCCCCGTTCCGCGCCTTCAACGCCTATCTGGGCAGCTCGGCCGCCTCGGGCTTCGCGCCGTTCGCCGACGGCAACAACCAGGAGTCGTCGAGCGAGGCGGTGGCCGCGTGGGAGGCGGTGGCCCGCTGGGGGCTGGTCCGGGGCGACAAGGCGATGACCGGGTACGGCGTCACCCACTACGCCATGGAGGCGGCGACGGCCCGGATGTATTGGCTCGGCGCCGGGCTGACCCGGCCGCCGGGATACGCGCACACCACCGCCGGGATCGTCTGGGATGCCAAAATCGACTACGCCACCTGGTTCGACCCGAAACCGGAGTCGGTTCTCGGCATTCAGCTGCTCCCGCTGACCGCCGGCTCGTTCTACCGCGGCCCGTCCGAGGCCCGCCAGCGTGAGCTGGGTGCCCGCCCGAGCGTCTGGGGCGACCTCTTCGCCGCCGACCTGGCGCTGTCCGACCCGGCGGCCGCGCGCCGCCGGCTCGACGCGGGAGTCAGCCGTGAGGACAGCACCAGCCGGGCGATGGTCCGCTACTGGGTCGAGGCGCTGGCGGTGCTCGGCCCACCACAGCCCGGTGTTCCCGCGCCGCTGGGGTCGCTGGCGTTCGGCTCGACCGGCAACTCCCGGGTGGTCCGGCCGCCGGCCGGATAG
- a CDS encoding HlyD family efflux transporter periplasmic adaptor subunit — translation MLRFVRTLAVVLILLASAVAGGTRIVRQRYAERNMLDAGTAVLAAQPITVGSPDASVVNRVLIADRDSVTAGAPVVTITHTAAGGGPRVQQLKAPAAGIVTEINIAPGQIARAGEPIVTLYDPSQLTFRVDVPLETLRELRLGMTAYVSGPGLPGRIATMLEEVEPKVGSGGATAPSDLLTVVLRPDPAALPTVRTLVPGLRFHAVVDTTTAVGATPAVNSA, via the coding sequence GTGCTGCGATTCGTGCGCACCCTGGCCGTGGTCCTGATCCTGCTGGCGTCGGCCGTCGCGGGCGGCACGCGCATCGTGCGGCAACGATACGCCGAGCGGAACATGCTGGACGCCGGCACGGCGGTGCTGGCCGCCCAGCCGATCACCGTGGGTTCGCCCGACGCCTCGGTCGTCAACCGGGTGCTGATCGCCGATCGCGACAGCGTGACCGCCGGCGCGCCCGTCGTCACGATCACCCACACCGCCGCCGGCGGCGGGCCACGGGTGCAGCAACTGAAGGCGCCGGCTGCCGGCATCGTCACCGAGATCAACATCGCACCGGGGCAGATCGCCCGAGCCGGCGAACCGATCGTCACCCTGTACGACCCGTCCCAGCTCACCTTCCGCGTCGATGTGCCGCTCGAGACGCTGCGCGAGCTCCGGCTGGGGATGACCGCCTACGTCTCCGGGCCCGGTCTGCCCGGCCGGATCGCCACCATGCTCGAAGAGGTCGAGCCCAAGGTCGGCAGTGGCGGGGCGACCGCGCCCTCCGACCTGCTCACCGTCGTGTTGCGGCCCGACCCGGCCGCCCTGCCGACCGTGCGCACGCTCGTGCCGGGACTCCGGTTCCACGCCGTGGTGGACACCACCACGGCCGTCGGTGCCACCCCGGCGGTGAACAGCGCATGA
- a CDS encoding protein G7c: MRDSQRKRRWRTALCATLIGLVPAQVALPAEPAQAFAPDLSFVPSPIPLGVQTHRSITEHAVTQALGSYFGVAEPTPRMRAAIEEIVAADKAVDDDQVSSDKHFDGENFDGGQRFVLANRAALLAALTAGDGAAARGRLGTALHPIQDFYAHSNWVELGNRGPDPDLGVPGRVIGPVAGILENTCTLGGILITTKLTSGYYGGEDRVPLVLASKCRHGGPLDSGPGSGGISKDFPVSILSPHPGLHQVAAQVAEQATRKFLDEIRAAVPAWQSQLLLGADLTFGPAGASRSTRPA; this comes from the coding sequence ATGCGGGACAGCCAACGAAAGCGCCGGTGGCGGACGGCTCTCTGCGCCACCCTGATCGGCCTGGTCCCGGCTCAGGTGGCACTGCCGGCCGAGCCGGCGCAGGCCTTCGCTCCCGACCTGTCCTTCGTGCCCAGCCCGATCCCGCTCGGCGTGCAGACCCACCGGAGCATCACCGAGCACGCGGTGACCCAGGCCCTCGGCTCCTATTTCGGGGTGGCCGAGCCGACCCCGCGGATGCGGGCCGCGATCGAGGAGATCGTCGCCGCGGACAAGGCGGTCGACGACGACCAGGTCTCCTCGGACAAGCACTTCGACGGGGAGAACTTCGACGGGGGTCAGAGGTTCGTGCTGGCCAACCGGGCAGCGCTGCTGGCCGCCCTGACCGCGGGCGACGGCGCGGCAGCCCGCGGCCGTCTCGGTACGGCGCTGCACCCGATCCAGGACTTCTACGCCCACTCCAACTGGGTGGAGCTGGGCAACCGGGGTCCCGACCCGGACCTCGGCGTCCCCGGCCGGGTGATCGGGCCGGTCGCCGGCATTCTGGAGAACACCTGCACGCTGGGCGGCATCCTGATCACCACCAAGCTGACCAGCGGGTACTACGGCGGTGAGGACCGCGTCCCGCTCGTGCTGGCGAGCAAGTGCCGGCACGGCGGGCCGCTCGACTCCGGGCCCGGCAGTGGCGGCATCAGCAAGGACTTCCCGGTCTCGATCCTGTCGCCGCACCCGGGGCTGCACCAGGTCGCCGCGCAGGTCGCCGAGCAGGCGACCCGCAAGTTCCTCGACGAGATCCGGGCCGCCGTCCCGGCCTGGCAGTCGCAGCTCCTGCTCGGCGCCGACCTGACGTTCGGCCCGGCCGGCGCGAGCAGGAGCACGCGTCCCGCCTAA
- a CDS encoding MarR family winged helix-turn-helix transcriptional regulator: MQQEAAPGSHEQMLAMADRCLGRRIARLHRLVSRRFEAELRECGLTHPQLEVLSEMALHGAPARPSEIAGWLGLERSTISRNLDVLTQRGYVHAAATSSAGRTTRVSVTDAGYRALATAAPAWRRAQAWLSEAVDADAGQALDRWLNALDLEPHEK, translated from the coding sequence ATGCAACAGGAGGCGGCGCCCGGGTCGCACGAGCAGATGCTGGCGATGGCGGACCGGTGTCTGGGCAGACGGATCGCACGACTGCACCGGCTGGTGTCGCGGCGGTTCGAGGCGGAGTTGCGGGAGTGCGGTCTGACCCACCCCCAACTGGAGGTCCTCTCCGAGATGGCGTTGCACGGCGCGCCGGCGCGACCGTCGGAGATCGCCGGTTGGCTCGGCCTGGAGCGCTCGACGATCAGCCGCAACCTCGACGTGCTGACCCAGCGTGGATACGTGCACGCGGCGGCGACCTCCTCGGCGGGCCGGACCACGCGGGTGTCCGTCACGGACGCCGGATACCGGGCGCTGGCGACTGCCGCACCGGCCTGGCGGCGGGCCCAGGCGTGGCTCAGCGAGGCCGTCGACGCCGATGCCGGGCAGGCGCTCGACCGCTGGCTGAACGCGCTCGACCTCGAGCCGCACGAGAAGTGA